A stretch of the Takifugu flavidus isolate HTHZ2018 chromosome 1, ASM371156v2, whole genome shotgun sequence genome encodes the following:
- the LOC130522949 gene encoding integrin beta-3-like isoform X2 has protein sequence MGAPPARRMFIWFFIFSQMMAVCRSNVCTTRGASTCKECLAVHPSCAWCLQEDFGLGVASSPRCDLKRNLVAAGCTPSAVESPTSKLQVMEDRPLSNKATVATQDITQIKPQRLHINLRPDDAKRFTVKVRQVEDYPVDLYYLMDLSYSMNDDLFRLRSLGKGLAEAMNRTTSNLRMGFGAFVDKPLSPYMYISPKEAVKNPCYSINMTCLPQFGYKHVLTLTEEVSRFTEEVKKQMVSRNRDAPEGGFDAIIQAAVCKKKIGWRPGASHLLIFTSDAKTHVALDGRLAGIVQPNDGKCHLNAENMYSMSTTMDYPSLALITEKMSENNINLIFAVTNPVVPLYQNYSELIPGTTVGTLNNDSGNVIQLILQAYAKIRSKVELELQGVPDGLSLSFNATCLNGELIPGLRSCSGLKIGDTVSFTVEARARGCPKEKKKTFFIKPVGFKDTLSITVTFECDCKCQAKAQPSSPKCNHGNGTYECGICMCHPGRLGPHCECAEGDYDPTEQDSCSGPTGSGGRGSICSGRGDCVCGQCVCHSSDFGKVWGKLCECDDFNCLHYKGELCSGHGVCNCGFCQCAPDWQGENCNCSRRTDTCMSSMGLLCSGRGQCVCGACECTQPGAYGATCDKCPTCPDACTMKKECVECKHFKRGKLFQDNTCSRICKDEIVLVDELVRTLFLRDLGRPR, from the exons TTTGTC GTTCCAACGTGTGCACCACCAGAGGAGCCAGCACATGCAAGGAGTGTCTGGCTGTGCACCCCAGCTGTGCCTGGTGCTTGCAGGAG GACTTTGGCCTGGGTGTTGCCAGCTCCCCCCGCTGTGATCTGAAGCGTAACCTGGTGGCAGCGGGCTGCACGCCATCAGCTGTGGAGTCTCCCACTAGCAAGCTGCAGGTCATGGAAGACAGGCCCCTGAGCAACAAGGCAACCGTGGCAACACAAGACATCACTCAGATCAAGCCACAGAGACTCCACATCAACCTCAGGCCAG ATGACGCCAAACGGTTCACCGTCAAGGTGCGTCAGGTGGAGGACTATCCTGTGGACCTCTACTACCTCATGGATCTCTCCTACTCCATGAACGATGACCTCTTCCGCCTGAGGTCACTGGGCAAAGGCCTGGCTGAGGCAATGAACCGCACCACCAGCAACCTCCGCATGGGCTTTGGGGCGTTTGTGGACAAACCGCTCTCACCTTACATGTACATCTCCCCCAAAGAGGCTGTGAAGAACCCCTGCTACAG CATTAACATGACCTGCCTGCCCCAGTTTGGCTACAAACATGTTCTGACTCTGACGGAGGAGGTGAGCCGCTtcacagaggaggtgaagaagcagATGGTGTCCAGGAACAGAGACGCCCCGGAGGGAGGCTTTGACGCCATCATCCAGGCTGCTGTGTGCAAG AAGAAGATAGGTTGGCGTCCCGGTGCATCCCACCTCTTGATCTTCACCTCGGATGCCAAAACTCACGTCGCATTAGACGGTCGTCTGGCAGGGATCGTGCAGCCAAACGATGGGAAATGCCACCTGAACGCTGAGAACATGTACAGCATGTCTACAACAATG GATTACCCATCTCTGGCTCTGATCACAGAGAAGATGTCGGAGAACAACATCAACCTCATCTTCGCCGTGACCAACCCCGTGGTCCCTTTATACCAG aactACAGTGAGCTGATTCCTGGCACCACTGTTGGAACCCTCAACAATGATTCAGGAAATGTTATTCAGCTCATACTGCAGGCCTATGCT AAAATTCGCTCcaaggtggagctggagctccaggGTGTCCCGGACGGGCTGTCGCTGTCCTTCAACGCCACCTGTCTGAACGGTGAGCTCATCCCTGGCCTCAGGTCCTGCTCTGGCCTGAAGATTGGAGACACG GTTTCTTTTACCGTGGAGGCCCGGGCTCGAGGTTGCcccaaagaaaagaagaaaacattcttCATCAAACCGGTGGGCTTCAAGGACACGctctccatcactgtcaccTTTGAGTGCGACTGCAAGTGTCAGGCCAAAGCCCAGCCCAGTAGCCCCAAATGCAACCACGGCAACGGCACCTATGAGTGTGGCATCTGCATGTGCCACCCCGGCCGCTTGGGGCCGCACTGCGAGTGCGCCGAGGGCGATTACGACCCCACCGAGCAGGACAGCTGCAGCGGGCCCACCGGCTCTGGAGGACGGGGGTCCATCTGCAGCGGCCGCGGCGACTGCGTGTGTGGCCAGTGTGTGTGCCACAGCAGCGACTTTGGAAAAGTCTGGGGGAAGCTTTGCGAGTGCGACGATTTCAACTGCCTGCACTACAAGGGGGAACTGTGCTCAG GCCACGGCGTCTGCAACTGCGGCTTCTGCCAGTGCGCCCCCGACTGGCAGGGCGAGAACTGCAACTGCTCCAGGCGCACCGACACCTGCATGTCCAGCATGGGCCTGCTGTGCAGCGGGAggggccagtgtgtgtgtggggcctgCGAGTGCACGCAGCCGGGGGCCTACGGGGCCACGTGTGACAAGTGTCCCACCTGCCCCGATGCCTGTACCATGAAGAA AGAGTGTGTGGAGTGTAAACACTTCAAGAGGGGGAAGCTGTTCCAGGACAACACCTGCTCTCGAATCTGCAAGGACGAGATCGTGCTCGTCGATGAACTGG TCAGAACCCTGTTTCTGAGGGATTTGGGCCGTCCTAGGTGA
- the LOC130522949 gene encoding integrin beta-3-like isoform X1, translating into MGAPPARRMFIWFFIFSQMMAVCRSNVCTTRGASTCKECLAVHPSCAWCLQEDFGLGVASSPRCDLKRNLVAAGCTPSAVESPTSKLQVMEDRPLSNKATVATQDITQIKPQRLHINLRPDDAKRFTVKVRQVEDYPVDLYYLMDLSYSMNDDLFRLRSLGKGLAEAMNRTTSNLRMGFGAFVDKPLSPYMYISPKEAVKNPCYSINMTCLPQFGYKHVLTLTEEVSRFTEEVKKQMVSRNRDAPEGGFDAIIQAAVCKKKIGWRPGASHLLIFTSDAKTHVALDGRLAGIVQPNDGKCHLNAENMYSMSTTMDYPSLALITEKMSENNINLIFAVTNPVVPLYQNYSELIPGTTVGTLNNDSGNVIQLILQAYAKIRSKVELELQGVPDGLSLSFNATCLNGELIPGLRSCSGLKIGDTVSFTVEARARGCPKEKKKTFFIKPVGFKDTLSITVTFECDCKCQAKAQPSSPKCNHGNGTYECGICMCHPGRLGPHCECAEGDYDPTEQDSCSGPTGSGGRGSICSGRGDCVCGQCVCHSSDFGKVWGKLCECDDFNCLHYKGELCSGHGVCNCGFCQCAPDWQGENCNCSRRTDTCMSSMGLLCSGRGQCVCGACECTQPGAYGATCDKCPTCPDACTMKKECVECKHFKRGKLFQDNTCSRICKDEIVLVDELGSDVTNAVNCSYKDEDDCVERFQYYEEASGKSILYVVKEPDCPKGPDILVVLLSVAGAILFLGLAALLIWKLLITIHDRREFAKFEEERARAKWDTGHNPLYKEVTSTFTNITFRGKD; encoded by the exons TTTGTC GTTCCAACGTGTGCACCACCAGAGGAGCCAGCACATGCAAGGAGTGTCTGGCTGTGCACCCCAGCTGTGCCTGGTGCTTGCAGGAG GACTTTGGCCTGGGTGTTGCCAGCTCCCCCCGCTGTGATCTGAAGCGTAACCTGGTGGCAGCGGGCTGCACGCCATCAGCTGTGGAGTCTCCCACTAGCAAGCTGCAGGTCATGGAAGACAGGCCCCTGAGCAACAAGGCAACCGTGGCAACACAAGACATCACTCAGATCAAGCCACAGAGACTCCACATCAACCTCAGGCCAG ATGACGCCAAACGGTTCACCGTCAAGGTGCGTCAGGTGGAGGACTATCCTGTGGACCTCTACTACCTCATGGATCTCTCCTACTCCATGAACGATGACCTCTTCCGCCTGAGGTCACTGGGCAAAGGCCTGGCTGAGGCAATGAACCGCACCACCAGCAACCTCCGCATGGGCTTTGGGGCGTTTGTGGACAAACCGCTCTCACCTTACATGTACATCTCCCCCAAAGAGGCTGTGAAGAACCCCTGCTACAG CATTAACATGACCTGCCTGCCCCAGTTTGGCTACAAACATGTTCTGACTCTGACGGAGGAGGTGAGCCGCTtcacagaggaggtgaagaagcagATGGTGTCCAGGAACAGAGACGCCCCGGAGGGAGGCTTTGACGCCATCATCCAGGCTGCTGTGTGCAAG AAGAAGATAGGTTGGCGTCCCGGTGCATCCCACCTCTTGATCTTCACCTCGGATGCCAAAACTCACGTCGCATTAGACGGTCGTCTGGCAGGGATCGTGCAGCCAAACGATGGGAAATGCCACCTGAACGCTGAGAACATGTACAGCATGTCTACAACAATG GATTACCCATCTCTGGCTCTGATCACAGAGAAGATGTCGGAGAACAACATCAACCTCATCTTCGCCGTGACCAACCCCGTGGTCCCTTTATACCAG aactACAGTGAGCTGATTCCTGGCACCACTGTTGGAACCCTCAACAATGATTCAGGAAATGTTATTCAGCTCATACTGCAGGCCTATGCT AAAATTCGCTCcaaggtggagctggagctccaggGTGTCCCGGACGGGCTGTCGCTGTCCTTCAACGCCACCTGTCTGAACGGTGAGCTCATCCCTGGCCTCAGGTCCTGCTCTGGCCTGAAGATTGGAGACACG GTTTCTTTTACCGTGGAGGCCCGGGCTCGAGGTTGCcccaaagaaaagaagaaaacattcttCATCAAACCGGTGGGCTTCAAGGACACGctctccatcactgtcaccTTTGAGTGCGACTGCAAGTGTCAGGCCAAAGCCCAGCCCAGTAGCCCCAAATGCAACCACGGCAACGGCACCTATGAGTGTGGCATCTGCATGTGCCACCCCGGCCGCTTGGGGCCGCACTGCGAGTGCGCCGAGGGCGATTACGACCCCACCGAGCAGGACAGCTGCAGCGGGCCCACCGGCTCTGGAGGACGGGGGTCCATCTGCAGCGGCCGCGGCGACTGCGTGTGTGGCCAGTGTGTGTGCCACAGCAGCGACTTTGGAAAAGTCTGGGGGAAGCTTTGCGAGTGCGACGATTTCAACTGCCTGCACTACAAGGGGGAACTGTGCTCAG GCCACGGCGTCTGCAACTGCGGCTTCTGCCAGTGCGCCCCCGACTGGCAGGGCGAGAACTGCAACTGCTCCAGGCGCACCGACACCTGCATGTCCAGCATGGGCCTGCTGTGCAGCGGGAggggccagtgtgtgtgtggggcctgCGAGTGCACGCAGCCGGGGGCCTACGGGGCCACGTGTGACAAGTGTCCCACCTGCCCCGATGCCTGTACCATGAAGAA AGAGTGTGTGGAGTGTAAACACTTCAAGAGGGGGAAGCTGTTCCAGGACAACACCTGCTCTCGAATCTGCAAGGACGAGATCGTGCTCGTCGATGAACTGG GATCCGATGTTACAAACGCCGTCAACTGCTCTTACAAGGACGAGGACGACTGCGTGGAGCGTTTCCAATACTATGAGGAAGCCAGCGGCAAATCGATCCTCTACGTCGTCAAAGAACCAG ACTGCCCCAAGGGGCCCGATATTTTGGTGGTGCTCCTGTCGGTGGCGGGGGCCATCTTGTTCCTCGGGTTAGCTGCCCTGCTGATCTGGAAACTGCTCATCACCATCCACGACAGGCGGGAGTTCGCCAAATTTGAGGAAGAGCGCGCTCGTGCTAAGTGGGACACG GGACACAATCCTCTGTACAAAGAAGTCACGTCCACCTTCACGAACATCACGTTCAGAGGAAAAGACTGA